The following proteins come from a genomic window of Trifolium pratense cultivar HEN17-A07 linkage group LG4, ARS_RC_1.1, whole genome shotgun sequence:
- the LOC123882222 gene encoding beta-amyrin 28-monooxygenase-like yields MNGILLVALLLLIPILFLLGKTKQSKRVPPGSLGIPIIGQSLGYLRARRANIAEKWIEDRINKYGPISKLSLFGKPTVLIHGQAANKFIFTNGGGNIVNMQIQSIKMILGDRNLQELSGKDLSRVRGALVSFLKPESLKQYVYKIDEEVRSHIQMHWEGKQQVKVLPLMKTLTFNIISSLLFGLESGKQRDQFMNPFQELMKGVLSVPINIPFTRYNRSLKASARIQNMLKEIVHQKTVEQEKTGVNPRQDLISCMLSMVEDDKQILTEKEIIHNVMLFMVAGYDTSSVLITFIIRLLANEPAICAAVLQEQEEIARGKLLGEPLTWEDLSKMKYTWRVAMETLRMVPPVFGGFRKAATDIEYGGYIIPKGWQIFWVTSMTHMDSNIFPEPTKFDPCRFENQASTPPYCFVPFGGGARICPGNEFARVETLVAIHYLVTKFIWKRLSDNSFSRDPMPTPNQGLLIELCPRKLS; encoded by the exons ATGAATGGTATTCTCCTTGTTGCTCTCCTTTTACTGATCCCAATTCTCTTTCTGCTAGGAAAAACCAAACAATCCAAAAGGGTTCCTCCAGGTTCACTTGGAATTCCCATTATTGGTCAAAGTCTTGGCTATCTTCGAGCTAGGCGCGCCAACATAGCAGAAAAATGGATTGAAGACAGAATCAACAAGTATGGTCCTATTTCAAAGCTTAGCCTATTTGGAAAACCAACTGTTTTGATTCATGGACAGGCtgcaaataagtttatatttaCCAATGGCGGTGGCAATATTGTTAACATGCAAATACAGTCTATTAAGATGATATTAGGTGACAGGAACTTGCAAGAACTGAGTGGCAAAGATCTTAGCAGAGTTAGAGGTGCACTTGTCTCATTCTTGAAGCCAGAATCTTTGAAAcaatatgtttataaaattgATGAAGAAGTTAGGAGTCACATTCAGATGCATTGGGAAGGGAAACAGCAGGTCAAG GTATTGCCCCTAATGAAGACTCTCACATTCAACATAATTTCATCTCTTCTGTTTGGTCTTGAGAGTGGAAAACAAAGAGATCAATTCATGAACCCGTTCCAAGAATTGATGAAAGGGGTGCTGTCTGTCCCAATTAATATACCCTTCACGCGCTACAACCGCAGCCTCAAGGCAAGCGCAAGGATCCAAAACATGTTGAAGGAGATTGTGCACCAGAAGACAGTTGAACAGGAGAAAACTGGCGTCAATCCCCGCCAAGACTTAATCAGCTGCATGCTTAGCATGGTTGAAGATGACAAACAAATTTTAACTGAGAAGGAAATCATCCATAATGTTATGCTTTTCATGGTTGCAGGATATGACACATCATCTGTTCTAATCACTTTCATTATCCGGCTCTTGGCTAATGAACCAGCTATTTGTGCAGCTGTTCTTCAAG AACAGGAAGAGATAGCAAGAGGAAAGCTTTTAGGAGAGCCTCTAACATGGGAAGACCTTTCAAAGATGAAGTACACTTGGAGAGTAGCAATGGAAACTCTTAGAATGGTTCCTCCAGTCTTTGGTGGATTCAGAAAAGCAGCAACAGATATTGAATATGGTGGATACATTATACCTAAAGGGTGGCAG ATCTTTTGGGTTACATCAATGACTCACATGGACAGCAACATTTTCCCAGAACCAACAAAGTTTGATCCATGTAGATTTGAAAACCAAGCATCTACACCACCCTATTGCTTTGTTCCATTTGGAGGGGGAGCAAGAATATGTCCAGGAAATGAGTTTGCTAGGGTTGAAACTCTGGTGGCAATTCATTACCTTGTGACTAAGTTCATTTGGAAGCGACTTTCAGACAATTCTTTCAGCAGGGATCCTATGCCAACACCAAATCAAGGCCTACTGATTGAACTTTGCCCAAGGAAACTATCGTAA
- the LOC123922644 gene encoding uncharacterized protein LOC123922644, with amino-acid sequence FSGIYAIDSFTFPSCYRKPSKESDSESARDRSSDSSSGYRHDRGAKSVVNGSSNQPNFPDASNLSLERLSLGSKPLAGSSSDENGSCSTLGQLVYEYFERETPYNREPLADKIYDLAEQFPELKTYRSCDLSPSSWVSLAWYPIYRIPVGPTLQDLSACFLTFHSLSTPSKSPTTINCSKDKDISSKLSLPIFGLAFNKFKISVWDPEGDSEDQKSNSLWRAADNWIRQLQVNHPDYKFFNSHYSYCR; translated from the exons tttagtGGCATCTATGCAATAGATTCATTCACTTTTCCATCATGTTACAGGAAACCCAGTAAGGAAAGTGATTCTGAATCAGCTAGAGACAGAAGCAGTGATAGCAGCAGTGGCTATCGTCATGATAGAGGAGCTAAGAGTGTAGTTAATGGCAGTTCGAACCAGCCTAACTTTCCAGATGCAAGCAATCTTAGTCTGGAAAGACTGTCACTTGGAAGTAAACCTTTAGCAGGTTCATCAAGTGATGAAAACGGAAGCTGCAGTACACTTGGTCAGCTTGTATATGAATACTTTGAGCGCGAAACACCTTATAATCGCGAACCATTAGCAGATAAG ATTTATGATCTTGCTGAACAATTTCCCGAGTTGAAGACATACCGGAGCTGTGATCTTTCACCTTCAAGTTGGGTGTCATTGGCTTG GTATCCGATATATAGAATACCTGTCGGTCCCACACTACAGGACCTGAGTGCGTGCTTCCTCACCTTTCATTCCCTGTCAACACCTTCAAAAA GTCCAACTACCATAAATTGTTCAAAAGATAAGGATATATCATCCAAGCTATCACTACCAATATTTGGCCTTGCCTTTAACAAGTTCAAAATTTCTGTCTGGGATCCTGAAGGGGATTCTGAAGATCAGAAATCCAATTCTCTGTGGCGAGCTGCTGACAACTGGATTAGGCAATTGCAAGTTAACCATCCTGATTACAAATTCTTTAATTCTCACTATTCATATTGTAGGTGA
- the LOC123882221 gene encoding cytochrome P450 716B1-like, whose product MTSILLVALLLLIPILFLLKRTKQSKRVPPGSLGIPIIGQSLGYLRARRANIAEKWVEDRINKYGPISKLSLFGKPTVLIHGQAANKFIFANGGGNIVNMQIQSIKMILGDRNLQELRGKDHSRVRGALVSFLKPESLKQYVGKIDEEVRRHIQMHWEGKQQVKVLPLMKTLTFNIISSLLFGLESGNQRDQFMNPFQELMKGVVSVPINIPFTRYNRSLKASAKIQNMLKEIVHQKKVEQEKNGVNPRQDLISCMLSMVEDDKQVLTENEIIHNAMLVMVAGYDTSSVLITFIIRLLANEPAICAAVLQEQEEIAKGKLLGEPLTWEDLSKMKYSWRVAMETLRMVPPVFGGFRKAATDIEYDGYIIPKGWQIFWVTSMTHMDNNIFPEPSKFDPSRFENQASTPPYCFVPFGGGARICPGNEFARIETLVAIHYLVTKFSWKLLSDNSFSRDPMPTPTQGLLIELFPRKQLS is encoded by the exons ATGACTAGTATTCTCCTTGTTGCTCTCCTTTTACTGATCCCAATTCTCTTTCTGCTAAAAAGAACCAAACAATCCAAAAGGGTTCCTCCAGGTTCACTTGGAATTCCCATTATTGGTCAAAGCCTTGGCTACCTTCGAGCTCGACGCGCCAACATAGCAGAAAAATGGGTTGAAGACAGAATCAACAAGTATGGTCCAATTTCAAAGCTAAGCCTATTTGGAAAACCAACTGTTTTGATTCATGGACAGGCtgcaaataagtttatatttgcCAATGGCGGTGGCAATATTGTTAACATGCAAATACAGTCTATTAAGATGATATTAGGTGACAGGAACTTGCAAGAACTGAGGGGCAAAGATCATAGCAGAGTTAGAGGTGCACTTGTCTCATTCTTGAAGCCAGAATCTTTGAAACAATATGTTGGTAAAATTGATGAAGAAGTTAGGAGGCACATTCAGATGCATTGGGAAGGGAAACAGCAGGTCAAA GTATTACCCCTAATGAAAACTCTCACATTCAACATAATTTCCTCTCTTTTGTTTGGTCTTGAGAGTGGAAATCAAAGAGATCAATTCATGAATCCCTTCCAAGAATTGATGAAAGGAGTGGTGTCTGTCCCAATTAATATACCCTTCACACGCTACAACCGCAGCCTCAAAGCAAGCGCAAAGATCCAAAACATGTTAAAGGAGATTGTGCATCAAAAGAAAGTTGAACAGGAGAAAAATGGCGTCAATCCCCGCCAAGACTTAATCAGTTGCATGCTTAGCATGGTTGAAGACGACAAACAAGTTTTAACTGAAAATGAAATCATCCATAATGCTATGCTTGTCATGGTTGCAGGATATGACACATCATCTGTTCTAATCACTTTCATTATCCGGCTCTTGGCTAATGAACCAGCTATTTGTGCAGCTGTTCTTCAAG AACAGGAAGAGATAGCAAAAGGAAAGCTTTTAGGAGAACCTCTAACATGGGAAGACCTTTCAAAGATGAAGTACTCTTGGAGAGTAGCAATGGAAACTCTTAGAATGGTTCCTCCAGTCTTTGGTGGATTCAGAAAAGCAGCAACAGATATTGAATATGATGGATACATTATACCTAAAGGGTGGCAG ATCTTTTGGGTTACATCAATGACTCACATGGACAACAATATTTTCCCAGAACCATCAAAGTTTGATCCAAGTAGATTTGAAAACCAAGCATCTACACCACCTTATTGCTTTGTTCCATTTGGAGGGGGAGCAAGAATATGTCCAGGAAATGAGTTTGCTAGGATTGAAACTCTGGTGGCAATTCATTACCTTGTGACTAAGTTCAGTTGGAAGCTACTTTCAGACAATTCTTTCAGCAGGGATCCTATGCCAACACCAACTCAAGGCCTACTTATTGAACTTTTCCCACGGAAACAACTATCTTAG
- the LOC123882218 gene encoding cytochrome P450 716B1-like, translated as MTSIYLVALLLLIPILFLLRSTKPSKRVPPGSLGIPIIGQSLGLLRAMRANTAEKWIEDRINKYGPISKLSLFGTPTVLIHGQAANKFIFANGGDSIVNQQTQSIKMILGDRNLLELSGKDHSRVRGALVSFLKPESLKQYVSKIDEEVRSHIRMHWEGKKQVKVLPLMKTLTFNIICSLLFGLESGKQRDRFMNPFQAMIKGMWSVPINAPFTRYNRSLRASARIQKLLKEIVHQKKVEHDKNGANSRQDLISCMLSMVEDDKQVITENEIIHNAMLVMVAGHDTSSILITFIIRLLANEPAICAAVLQEQEEIAKGKLLGEPLTWEDLSKMKYTWRVANETLRRFPPIFGGFRKAATDIEYDGYVIPKGWQIFWVTSMTHMDNNIFPEPSKFDPSRFENQASTPPYCFVPFGGGARICPGYEFSRVEILVAIHYLVTKFSWKRLSDNSFSRDPMPTPTQGLLIELFPRKQLS; from the exons ATGACTAGTATTTACCTTGTTGCCCTCCTTTTACTGATTCCAATTCTCTTTCTGCTAAGAAGTACAAAACCATCCAAAAGGGTTCCTCCAGGTTCACTTGGAATTCCCATTATTGGTCAAAGTCTTGGCCTACTTCGAGCTATGCGCGCCAACACAGCAGAAAAATGGATAGAAGACAGAATCAACAAGTATGGTCCTATTTCAAAGCTAAGTCTTTTTGGAACACCAACTGTTTTGATTCATGGACAGGCtgcaaataagtttatatttgcTAATGGCGGTGACTCAATTGTTAATCAGCAAACACAGTCCATTAAGATGATATTAGGTGATAGGAACTTGTTGGAGTTGAGTGGCAAAGATCATAGTAGAGTTAGAGGTGCACTTGTCTCATTCTTGAAGCCGGAATCTTTGAAACAATATGTTTCTAAAATTGATGAAGAAGTTCGGAGTCACATTCGGATGCATTGGGAAGGGAAAAAGCAGGTTAAG GTATTGCCACTAATGAAGACTCTCACATTCAACATAATTTGTTCCCTACTGTTTGGTCTTGAGAGTGGAAAACAAAGAGATCGATTCATGAATCCCTTCCAAGCAATGATTAAAGGAATGTGGTCAGTCCCAATTAATGCACCCTTCACACGATACAACCGCAGCCTCAGGGCTAGTGCAAGGATCCAAAAGTTGTTGAAGGAGATTGTGCACCAGAAGAAAGTTGAACACGACAAAAATGGCGCAAATTCCCGCCAAGACTTAATCAGTTGCATGCTTAGCATGGTTGAAGATGACAAACAAGTTATAACTGAGAATGAAATCATCCATAATGCTATGCTTGTCATGGTTGCAGGGCATGATACATCATCTATTTTAATCACTTTCATTATCAGGCTCTTGGCTAATGAACCAGCTATTTGTGCAGCTGTTCTTCAAG AACAGGAAGAAATAGCCAAAGGCAAGCTCTTGGGAGAGCCTCTAACATGGGAAGACCTTTCAAAGATGAAGTACACTTGGAGGGTAGCAAATGAAACTCTTCGAAGGTTTCCTCCCATCTTTGGTGGATTCAGAAAAGCAGCAACAGATATTGAATATGACGGATACGTTATACCTAAAGGGTGGCAG ATCTTTTGGGTTACATCAATGACTCACATGGACAACAACATTTTCCCTGAACCGTCAAAATTTGACCCGAGTAGATTTGAAAACCAAGCATCTACACCACCTTATTGCTTTGTTCCATTTGGAGGGGGAGCAAGAATATGTCCAGGATATGAGTTTTCTAGGGTTGAAATTCTTGTGGCAATTCATTACCTTGTAACCAAGTTCAGTTGGAAGCGACTTTCAGACAATTCTTTCAGCAGGGATCCAATGCCAACACCAACTCAAGGCCTACTTATTGAACTTTTCCCACGGAAACAACTATCTTAG
- the LOC123882219 gene encoding LOW QUALITY PROTEIN: cytochrome P450 716B1-like (The sequence of the model RefSeq protein was modified relative to this genomic sequence to represent the inferred CDS: inserted 2 bases in 1 codon; substituted 1 base at 1 genomic stop codon) — MTIVLLVALLLLVPILFLLKRTKPSKRVPPGSLGIPIIGQRLGLLRAMRVITAEKWIEDRTNKYGPISKLSLFGKLTVLIHGQAANKFIFTDDGDSIVNQQTRSVKMILGDRNLLELSGKGHSRVRGALVSFLKPESLKQYVGKIDEEVRSHILMHWEGKQQIKVLPLMKTLTFNIICSLLFGLESGKQRDQFMNPFQAMMKGMLSVPINIPFTRYNRSLKATAKIQNMLKEIXQQSXRQDLISCLLNMVEDDKQVLTEKEIIHNAVLVMVAGHDTSSVLITFIIRLLANEPAICAAVFQEQEEIAKGKLLGEPLTWEDLSKMKYTWRVAMETLRMFPPIFGGFRKAATDIKYGGYIIPKGWQIFWVTSMTHMDNNIFPEPSKFDPSRFENQASTPPYCFVPFGGGTRICPGYVFARVETLVTIHYLVTKFIWKLLSDNSFSRDPMPTPTQGLLVELCSRKLS; from the exons ATGACTATTGTTCTCCTTGTTGCTCTCCTCTTACTCGTCCCAATTCTCTTTCTGCTAAAAAGAACCAAACCATCCAAAAGGGTCCCTCCAGGTTCACTTGGAATTCCCATTATTGGTCAACGTCTTGGCCTTCTTCGAGCTATGCGCGTCATCACAGCAGAAAAATGGATTGAAGACAGAACCAACAAGTATGGTCCTATTTCAAAGCTAAGCCTATTTGGAAAACTAACTGTTTTGATTCATGGACAGGCtgcaaataagtttatattcaccGATGACGGTGACAGTATTGTTAACCAGCAAACACGGTCTGTTAAGATGATATTAGGTGACAGGAACTTGTTGGAGCTGAGTGGCAAAGGTCATAGTAGAGTTAGAGGTGCACTTGTCTCATTCTTGAAGCCAGAATCTTTAAAACAATATGTTGGTAAAATTGATGAAGAAGTTAGGAGTCACATTCTGATGCATTGGGAAGGGAAGCAGCAGATCAAG GTATTGCCGCTGATGAAGACTCTCACATTCAACATAATTTGTTCTCTTCTGTTTGGTCTTGAGAGTGGAAAACAAAGAGATCAATTCATGAATCCCTTCCAAGCAATGATGAAAGGAATGTTGTCTGTCCCAATTAATATACCCTTCACGCGCTACAACCGCAGCCTCAAGGCAACTGCAAAGATCCAAAACATGTTGAAGGAGATTTGACAACAATC CCGCCAAGACTTAATCAGTTGCTTGCTTAACATGGTTGAAGATGACAAACAAGTTTTAACTGAGAAGGAAATCATCCATAATGCTGTGCTTGTCATGGTCGCAGGACATGACACATCGTCTGTTCTAATCACTTTCATTATCCGGCTATTGGCTAATGAACCAGCTATTTGTGCAGCTGTTTTTCAAG AACAGGAAGAGATAGCAAAAGGCAAGCTTTTAGGAGAGCCTCTGACATGGGAAGATCTTTCAAAGATGAAGTACACTTGGAGAGTAGCAATGGAAACTCTGAGAATGTTTCCTCCCATCTTTGGTGGCTTCAGAAAAGCGGCAACCGATATTAAATATGGTGGATACATTATACCCAAAGGGTGGCAG ATCTTCTGGGTTACATCAATGACTCACATGGACAACAACATTTTCCCAGAACCGTCAAAGTTTGATCCGAGTAGATTCGAAAACCAAGCATCTACACCACCCTATTGCTTTGTTCCATTTGGAGGGGGAACAAGAATATGTCCAGGATATGTGTTTGCTAGGGTTGAAACTCTTGTGACAATTCATTACCTTGTGACTAAGTTCATTTGGAAGCTACTTTCAGACAATTCTTTCAGCAGGGATCCAATGCCAACGCCAACTCAAGGCCTACTGGTTGAACTTTGCTCGAGGAAACTATCTTAA
- the LOC123882220 gene encoding uncharacterized protein LOC123882220 yields the protein MPKSKHSKEFQFTTPSSSFSFLPSMASSSSWKLATCAITTFLIFITYLQLSSMKSPFHPRDLLPLLPKKISWPILNSLHSAVDILPVFVGAASSPNNTPEWKGACFYKNQAWMEFHNKTGSEFGGGTLHLKVSDAHSWTCMDIYIFATPYRVTWDYYFLSREHTLEIKEWDGKAEYEYVKNHGLSIFLMKAGMLGTLQALWEVFPLFTNTGWGENSNIGFLEKHMGASFETRPQPWVTNISVDDIHSGDFLAVSKIRGRWGAFETLEKWVSGAYAGHTAVCLRDSDGKLWVGESGHENEEGEDIIAMIPWDEWWDFELNNDDSNPHIALLPLHPDMRARFNETAAWEYALSMEGQPYGYHNMIFSWIDTLSGNYPPPLDANVVACVMTIWSQLQPAYAANMWNEALNKRLGTKGLDLPEVLVEVEKRGSSFDELLTIPEQDDWTYSDGKSTSCVAFILAMYKEAGLFDPIASSIQVTEFTIRDAYILNFFETNSSRLPTWCNDGDTVKLPYCQIKGKYRMELPGYNTLQPYPHMNERCPSLPTKYSRTKNC from the exons ATGCCCAAATCCAAACATTCAAAAGAGTTCCAATTTACCACTCCATCATCTTCCTTCTCCTTCCTTCCATCCatggcttcttcttcttcttggaAGCTAGCAACATGTGCAATAACCACGTTCCTCATCTTCATCACATACCTTCAACTTTCTTCGATGAAATCACCATTTCATCCTCGAGACTTACTTCCTcttttacccaaaaaaatttcatggCCAATCCTCAACTCGCTCCATAGCGCTGTTGATATTCTCCCTGTCTTTGTTGGTGCTGCTTCTTCTCCAAACAACACTCCTGAATGGAAAGGTGCTTGCTTTTATAAGAATCAAGCTTGGATGGAGTTTCATAATAAAACTGGTTCTGAATTTGGTGGTGGTACCCTTCACTTAAAG GTTAGTGATGCTCATAGTTGGACATGTATGGATATTTACATTTTTGCAACCCCATATCGGGTAACATGGGATTATTATTTTCTGTCCCGGGAGCATACACTTGAGATCAAGGAATGGGATGGGAAAGCCGAGTATGAGTAT GTGAAAAATCACGGGTTATCAATTTTCCTCATGAAAGCTGGAATGTTGGGGACCCTTCAAGCACTTTGGGAGGTATTCCCTTTATTTACCAATACTGGATGGGGCGAGAACTCAAATATCGGGTTTCTGGAGAAACATATGGGAGCCTCTTTTGAAACACGTCCTCAGCCATGGGTTACAAATATCAGTGTTGATGACATCCACTCTGGAGATTTCCTCGCCGTTTCAAAAATTCGAGGTCGCTGGGGTGCTTTTGAGACTCTAGAGAAATGGGTTAGTGGTGCTTATGCTGGTCATACTGCTGTTTGCTTAAGAGATTCAGATGGAAAGCTTTGGGTTGGGGAGTCAGGACATGAAAATGAAGAG GGTGAAGATATAATTGCTATGATACCGTGGGATGAGTGGTGGGACTTTGAACTGAATAACGATGATTCTAATCCCCATATTGCACTTCTTCCTTTACACCCTGACATGCGTGCCAGGTTTAATGAGACTGCTGCGTGGGAGTATGCACTGAGTATGGAAGGACAACCATATGGTTACCATAACATGATTTTCAGTTGGATAGACACTTTAAGTGGGAACTATCCACCTCCGTTGGATGCTAATGTG GTTGCTTGTGTTATGACAATTTGGAGTCAACTTCAACCTGCATATGCTGCAAATATGTGGAATGAAGCCTTGAACAAAAGACTTGGAACTAAA GGGCTTGACCTTCCAGAAGTTTTAGTAGAAGTTGAAAAGCGTGGATCATCATTTGATGAACTACTGACGATTCCAGAACAGGATGACTGGACCTACAGTGATGGCAAGTCAACTTCTTGTGTTGCTTTTATACTTGCAATGTACAAGGAGGCTGGATTGTTTGATCCAATTGCTAGTTCTATCCAAGTTACAGAGTTTACG ATAAGAGATGCTTACATTCTCAACTTTTTTGAGACCAATTCTAGTCGCTTGCCAACATGGTGCAATGACGGAGACACCGTGAAGCTTCCTTATTGTCAGATTAAAGGCAAGTATCGTATGGAGTTACCAGGATACAATACTTTGCAACCATATCCTCACATGAATGAAAGGTGCCCATCTCTTCCCACAAAGTACTCCAGAACCAAGAATTGCTAG